In Corynebacterium aquatimens, one genomic interval encodes:
- the gyrA gene encoding DNA gyrase subunit A, translating into MSDDTLSGDGFDRIMPIDINEEMQTSYIDYAMSVIVGRALPDVRDGMKPVHRRIVYAMYDSGYRPERSYVKSARPVSDTMGQFHPHGDSAIYDTLVRLAQPWVMRYPLVDGQGNFGSRGNDGPAAMRYTECKMSPLAMEMVRDIRENAVDFAPNYDGKAQEPVVLPSRVPNLLMNGSAGIAVGMATNIPPHNLRELAEAIYWILDNHDADDKATLDACMEYVKGPDFPTAGLIVGDQGIKDAYTTGRGSIRMRGVSEIEEIGSRQAIVITELPYLVNPDNFVYNIAEQVNSGKMAGIARIDDESSDRIGMRIVITLKRDAVPRVVLNNLYKHSALESNFSANMLSLVDGVPRTLRLDQMLRYYVQHQIEVIVRRTQFRLDEAEKRAHILRGLVKALDMLDEVIALIRRSPTVDEARAGLIDLLDVDEIQADAILAMQLRRLAALERQKIVDDLAAIEAEIADYKDILAKPERQRVIIGEELREVVDKHGDDRRTRLVAATGDVTEEDLIARENVVVTITATGYAKRTKVDSYKSQKRGGKGVRGAELKQDDVVKNFFICSTHDWILFFTNFGRVYRLKAYELPEAGRTARGQHVANLLEFQPEEKIAQVIQIQSYSDAPYLVLATRDGRVKKSRLTDYESARSAGLIAINLNEGDALIGASLVGEDDDILLVSEQGQAIRFTADDEQLRPMGRATAGVKGMRFRGDDQLLAMTVVRDGQYLLVATSGGYGKRTATDEYSQQGRGGLGVMTFKYTPKRGKLIGALSVDEDDQIFAITSAGGVIRTEVNQIRPSSRATMGVRLVNLPDDVDLLAIDVNVEDEGEEEATAVAKGEKTLEAAQDGLKDPAAPASGSSGSGSGSSVSGSVTGSGKPVNVNSVSSDNLGETHDYDDTDGTAGAAGADDSDGGEE; encoded by the coding sequence ATGAGCGACGACACCTTGAGTGGCGACGGCTTTGACCGCATCATGCCCATTGACATCAATGAGGAGATGCAGACCAGTTACATCGACTACGCGATGAGCGTGATCGTTGGGCGCGCGCTGCCTGACGTGCGTGACGGCATGAAGCCGGTTCACCGCCGCATTGTGTACGCGATGTATGACTCCGGCTACCGCCCGGAGCGCTCCTACGTGAAGTCCGCGCGCCCGGTGTCTGACACGATGGGTCAATTCCACCCGCACGGTGACTCCGCGATTTATGACACGCTGGTGCGTCTCGCCCAGCCGTGGGTGATGCGCTACCCGCTTGTAGACGGGCAGGGGAACTTCGGCTCCCGCGGCAATGACGGCCCGGCGGCGATGCGTTACACGGAGTGCAAGATGTCCCCGCTGGCCATGGAGATGGTGCGCGACATCCGCGAGAACGCGGTGGATTTCGCCCCCAACTATGACGGTAAGGCCCAGGAGCCGGTCGTGTTGCCGTCGCGCGTGCCTAACCTGTTGATGAACGGCTCGGCCGGCATCGCGGTGGGTATGGCCACCAACATTCCACCGCACAACTTACGTGAGCTGGCGGAGGCGATCTACTGGATCCTGGACAACCATGACGCGGATGATAAGGCCACCCTTGACGCGTGCATGGAGTACGTGAAGGGGCCGGACTTCCCCACGGCGGGACTCATCGTGGGCGACCAGGGCATCAAGGACGCCTACACCACCGGCCGCGGTTCGATCCGCATGCGCGGCGTGAGCGAGATCGAAGAAATCGGCTCCCGCCAGGCCATCGTCATTACGGAACTGCCGTACCTGGTCAACCCGGATAACTTCGTCTACAACATCGCGGAGCAAGTCAACAGCGGCAAGATGGCGGGCATCGCGCGTATCGACGATGAGTCGTCGGACCGCATCGGCATGCGCATCGTGATCACCTTAAAGCGCGACGCGGTGCCGCGAGTGGTGCTCAACAACCTGTACAAGCACTCCGCGCTGGAATCCAACTTCAGCGCCAACATGCTCTCGCTTGTCGACGGGGTGCCGAGGACCCTGCGCCTGGATCAGATGTTGCGCTACTACGTGCAGCACCAGATCGAGGTCATTGTCCGCCGTACCCAGTTTCGCCTCGACGAAGCGGAAAAGCGCGCCCACATTCTGCGTGGTCTGGTCAAAGCGCTCGACATGCTCGACGAGGTCATTGCGCTCATCCGCCGCTCGCCGACCGTCGACGAGGCCCGCGCCGGGCTGATCGATCTCCTGGATGTTGATGAGATCCAGGCGGATGCGATTCTGGCAATGCAGCTGCGCCGCTTGGCAGCGCTAGAGCGCCAGAAGATTGTTGATGATTTGGCGGCGATCGAAGCCGAGATCGCTGACTACAAGGACATCCTGGCTAAGCCGGAGCGCCAGCGCGTCATCATCGGCGAGGAGTTGAGGGAGGTCGTCGATAAGCATGGTGATGACCGCCGTACGCGACTCGTGGCCGCGACGGGCGACGTGACCGAAGAGGACTTGATCGCGCGCGAAAACGTCGTGGTAACGATCACGGCGACGGGGTACGCGAAGCGCACCAAGGTGGATTCATACAAGTCGCAGAAGCGCGGCGGCAAGGGCGTGCGCGGCGCTGAGCTGAAGCAGGACGACGTGGTGAAGAACTTCTTCATCTGCTCCACGCACGACTGGATTTTGTTCTTCACCAACTTCGGGCGCGTGTACCGCCTCAAGGCGTACGAGCTGCCGGAAGCGGGCCGCACCGCGCGCGGACAGCACGTGGCCAACCTGCTGGAATTCCAGCCGGAGGAAAAGATCGCCCAGGTCATTCAGATCCAGAGCTACTCCGACGCCCCGTACCTTGTACTAGCAACCCGCGATGGACGCGTGAAGAAGTCGCGCCTGACCGACTACGAATCCGCGCGCTCCGCGGGCCTAATTGCCATCAACCTCAACGAGGGCGACGCGCTGATCGGTGCCTCGCTGGTGGGTGAGGACGATGACATCCTGCTGGTGTCTGAGCAAGGCCAGGCCATCCGCTTTACCGCGGACGACGAGCAACTGCGCCCGATGGGCCGCGCAACGGCCGGCGTGAAGGGCATGCGCTTCCGCGGCGACGACCAGCTGCTGGCCATGACCGTGGTGCGCGACGGCCAGTACCTGCTGGTGGCCACCTCCGGCGGCTACGGCAAGCGCACGGCCACCGACGAATACTCGCAGCAAGGCCGCGGCGGCTTGGGCGTGATGACGTTCAAATACACCCCGAAGCGCGGCAAACTGATCGGTGCCCTGTCCGTGGATGAAGACGACCAGATCTTCGCCATCACCTCTGCCGGCGGCGTGATCCGCACCGAGGTCAACCAGATCCGCCCGTCCTCTCGCGCGACGATGGGCGTGCGCCTGGTGAACCTGCCGGATGACGTTGACCTACTGGCCATCGACGTCAACGTCGAGGACGAAGGCGAGGAGGAAGCCACCGCCGTGGCCAAGGGCGAAAAGACCCTCGAAGCCGCCCAGGACGGCCTGAAGGACCCGGCCGCGCCGGCGTCCGGGAGCTCCGGCAGTGGTTCCGGCAGCTCCGTCAGCGGTTCCGTCACTGGTTCCGGCAAGCCCGTGAACGTCAACTCGGTGTCCTCCGACAATCTCGGTGAGACGCACGACTACGACGACACTGACGGCACCGCCGGTGCTGCTGGCGCTGACGATTCCGACGGCGGTGAGGAGTAA
- a CDS encoding DUF3566 domain-containing protein, with protein MAARNVTVTRIRPGSAFKVGILLAIIGFAAWLLAVSGVYMVLDSAGVVESVNSLIGGVGGETVVNFGIVLAAAALTGTIWVIFVAIMAPLTAFIYNALADLVGGLSIELTDYR; from the coding sequence ATGGCAGCACGCAACGTAACCGTCACGCGCATCCGGCCCGGGTCCGCCTTTAAGGTGGGCATCTTGCTGGCGATCATCGGCTTCGCTGCGTGGCTGCTGGCCGTCTCCGGCGTGTACATGGTGCTCGACTCGGCCGGTGTGGTCGAGTCCGTGAATTCGCTCATCGGCGGCGTCGGCGGCGAAACGGTGGTGAACTTCGGCATCGTGCTGGCCGCCGCCGCGCTTACCGGCACGATCTGGGTCATTTTCGTGGCCATCATGGCCCCTCTCACCGCGTTCATTTACAACGCGCTTGCCGACCTTGTCGGCGGCCTCAGCATCGAGCTGACCGACTACCGGTAG
- a CDS encoding IS1249 family transposase — MTPNRPRCPSCHGETKKNGPTPKGSTRWRCKDCGATFIRHRTDQTQARDFTAFHAYVTGTASLNDVAGTLNVSRRTLDRRFAPFWLIDVPNTPDPHRVYDQIFIDGTYTDAGCLLVAASRDHVIAWHWAKSESAHAYTQLLSGIAAPLCVVLDGGQGALSAIKACWPNTLIQRCLVHAQRVVRRYTTTRPRTDAGKAIYALALKLTTITTVDQAREWTLRLHDFAVVYKAFLNEKTLLPKERRTLNHQWEWTHIRVRRAYNSLVHLSRNNWLFTYLQPPTDALEPDRWAATTNSLEGGINAQLKRIADAHRGRSGERQRKMLEWYLHSKTQLPDAPLQIARQCRFGQDQLAKVPDLVTKDRNESDHQTGRPAFYDNAIPTDYEHSVGIRKGPLK, encoded by the coding sequence GTGACACCAAACAGACCACGATGCCCCTCATGTCATGGGGAAACAAAGAAAAACGGTCCCACTCCCAAAGGCTCCACTAGGTGGCGGTGCAAAGACTGCGGAGCCACCTTCATACGCCACCGCACCGACCAAACCCAAGCTCGGGACTTCACAGCGTTTCACGCCTACGTCACTGGCACAGCGTCACTTAACGACGTAGCTGGTACCTTGAACGTCTCCCGCCGCACGCTCGACCGCCGGTTCGCCCCGTTTTGGCTCATCGATGTTCCCAACACCCCAGACCCACACCGGGTCTACGACCAGATTTTCATCGACGGCACCTACACCGACGCTGGCTGCCTGCTGGTTGCCGCAAGCCGCGACCACGTCATCGCCTGGCACTGGGCTAAAAGCGAATCAGCCCACGCCTACACTCAACTACTAAGCGGCATCGCCGCACCGTTATGCGTCGTCCTCGACGGCGGCCAAGGCGCCTTATCCGCCATCAAAGCCTGCTGGCCCAACACGCTGATCCAGCGCTGTCTCGTCCATGCCCAACGCGTTGTCCGCCGCTACACCACAACACGCCCCCGCACCGATGCCGGCAAGGCCATCTATGCACTAGCGCTGAAACTGACCACGATCACCACCGTGGACCAAGCCCGGGAATGGACGCTGCGTCTACACGACTTCGCAGTGGTCTACAAGGCCTTCCTCAACGAGAAAACACTCCTACCCAAAGAGCGCCGCACCCTCAACCACCAATGGGAATGGACCCATATCCGTGTGCGTAGGGCTTACAACTCGCTTGTGCACCTTTCACGCAACAACTGGCTGTTCACCTACCTCCAACCCCCGACAGACGCACTCGAACCCGACCGGTGGGCAGCAACCACCAACAGTCTTGAAGGCGGGATCAACGCCCAACTCAAACGCATCGCTGACGCCCACCGCGGCAGATCAGGAGAGCGGCAACGCAAAATGCTCGAATGGTACCTGCACTCGAAAACGCAACTGCCTGACGCCCCATTACAGATCGCCAGGCAGTGCAGGTTCGGACAAGATCAACTCGCCAAAGTTCCCGATCTCGTCACTAAAGACCGAAACGAATCCGACCATCAAACAGGCCGACCAGCCTTCTACGACAACGCTATCCCAACCGACTACGAACACTCAGTAGGAATCAGAAAAGGACCCCTCAAATAA
- a CDS encoding ATP-binding protein, producing the protein MTWNEHRLRETLQEMSAFGDDTTLVECKAASKGVPENIGETLCAFANMPQAGAIILGVSERKGFEVTGVEDPAQMEKSVTQVNRSAVDPAPQLSFFHHVIEGKNVVVVEVTPLLPSEKPATYGGKPYLRQADGDYTMNSNDLKMLELSALSESQQAHFDFKSVPGTDTGVLDAEVLNGFITSVRQSRPRVARIVDDAQLLQITNVTDNAGNVRFGGLYALGYLPQSIEPALGATVAVRLSRGDAAGRHKNLTEIEGPLPVMLVEAMDWVRQNTDTVSRYTENGHLVDEPEFPPSAVREVLANALVHRDLGPSVEVGKKVEIRVTDRMLIVVSPGGLRGLSVSQLESPALTKAPVNKRLYEIARYLRTPDGERVIEGEGGGIQEILAAMREARLPKPRFIDNGVEFKVLFPRGSRFTDDEEQWLAQLQEGRSRFSATEADLLVNLRNHGGATLSSITQTYAPLGERACKRMLDRFMNTGVLEQHDGLYFIAGEPALPPDQKPAADPDALAALGKNVPAVYEAFHPGEHLTMKDLRLRTGLSAAQVRYALEPLLIDGHLSMLGGQGQRTTSYRRN; encoded by the coding sequence GTGACTTGGAATGAACACAGGCTTCGTGAGACGCTGCAAGAGATGAGCGCGTTCGGGGACGACACCACGTTGGTTGAATGCAAGGCTGCGTCCAAGGGAGTGCCGGAGAACATCGGTGAAACCCTGTGCGCCTTTGCAAACATGCCGCAGGCTGGGGCAATCATTCTGGGAGTCAGTGAGCGTAAGGGGTTTGAGGTCACTGGCGTAGAAGATCCCGCGCAGATGGAAAAATCCGTGACGCAGGTAAACCGATCTGCTGTGGATCCTGCGCCCCAACTGAGCTTCTTCCACCATGTGATTGAGGGAAAGAACGTGGTGGTGGTTGAAGTGACTCCGCTCCTTCCGTCGGAAAAGCCAGCGACGTACGGAGGGAAACCGTACCTCCGACAGGCGGACGGTGATTACACGATGAACTCCAACGACCTGAAGATGTTAGAGCTTTCCGCGCTTAGTGAGTCACAGCAGGCCCATTTCGATTTCAAGTCGGTCCCCGGCACGGACACCGGTGTGCTGGATGCGGAGGTCCTCAATGGGTTCATCACGTCCGTACGCCAGTCGCGCCCGCGGGTAGCGCGGATTGTTGATGATGCGCAGTTGCTTCAAATCACCAATGTCACGGATAACGCTGGCAATGTGCGTTTTGGGGGCTTGTATGCGCTGGGGTATCTTCCGCAGTCGATTGAGCCAGCTTTGGGCGCAACGGTAGCAGTGCGGTTGTCCCGAGGGGATGCGGCCGGAAGGCACAAAAACCTAACAGAAATTGAGGGGCCGCTGCCCGTGATGCTCGTAGAGGCTATGGACTGGGTGCGGCAGAACACGGACACTGTCAGCCGTTATACGGAAAACGGTCACCTGGTGGATGAGCCTGAGTTTCCACCATCAGCGGTGCGTGAGGTTCTGGCTAATGCGCTTGTTCACAGGGACCTTGGGCCGTCGGTTGAGGTGGGGAAGAAGGTGGAGATCCGCGTCACGGACAGGATGCTGATTGTGGTTAGTCCGGGAGGGCTCCGCGGGCTTTCGGTGTCGCAATTGGAAAGCCCGGCGTTGACAAAAGCTCCTGTGAACAAGCGGTTGTATGAGATCGCCCGGTATCTACGAACGCCCGATGGCGAACGCGTCATTGAGGGGGAAGGCGGTGGGATTCAGGAGATCCTGGCCGCGATGCGGGAGGCGAGGCTTCCAAAGCCGAGGTTCATTGACAACGGTGTGGAGTTCAAAGTCCTTTTCCCCCGGGGTTCGCGGTTCACTGATGATGAAGAGCAGTGGTTGGCGCAACTCCAAGAGGGCCGGTCGCGTTTTAGCGCTACCGAAGCGGATTTGCTGGTCAACCTTCGCAACCACGGTGGTGCCACGCTGAGCAGTATCACGCAGACGTACGCGCCTTTAGGGGAGAGGGCGTGCAAACGGATGCTGGACCGTTTCATGAACACTGGAGTGCTTGAGCAGCACGACGGCCTCTATTTCATAGCCGGCGAGCCCGCGTTGCCCCCGGATCAGAAACCGGCCGCAGATCCCGATGCTTTGGCTGCCTTAGGCAAGAATGTCCCAGCGGTTTACGAAGCCTTTCACCCCGGCGAACACCTCACCATGAAGGATCTGCGGTTAAGGACTGGTCTTTCAGCGGCGCAAGTGCGTTATGCTCTCGAGCCATTGCTTATCGACGGCCACCTGTCCATGCTCGGGGGCCAAGGCCAGCGCACAACCTCTTACCGCCGTAATTGA
- a CDS encoding nuclear transport factor 2 family protein — protein sequence MLDLDTLLALEHRGWDSLTNGTGGTFYGELMTEDAVMILVNGMILDRDTIAASLNDAPPWDSYSITGARLIPVSPEAATLVYRATSQRGEDTFEAIMSSTYTLIDGSPALTLYQQTTISH from the coding sequence ATGCTCGACCTCGACACGCTCCTCGCCTTAGAACACCGCGGCTGGGACTCCCTGACCAATGGCACCGGCGGTACGTTCTACGGCGAACTCATGACCGAAGACGCCGTCATGATCCTGGTCAACGGCATGATCCTAGACCGCGACACCATCGCCGCCAGCCTCAACGACGCCCCGCCGTGGGACAGCTACTCCATCACCGGCGCACGCCTCATCCCCGTCAGCCCTGAGGCCGCCACGCTGGTGTACCGCGCCACGTCCCAGCGCGGCGAAGACACCTTCGAAGCCATCATGAGCAGCACCTACACGCTTATCGACGGCTCCCCAGCACTCACGCTCTACCAACAGACAACAATCTCCCACTAG
- a CDS encoding ATP-binding protein, with protein sequence MIDIDETTRVKLRALRLSTFADIYFALLNDDANADELPENIFLAAVDEALEQRRQRNVAKAIAQAHLFYPHATIADISRPSERGINERQLKRLAATKWREEPTNIHILAPTGAGKTYIACALGVEACHTGHSVAYFRLDQLTAKLAVLPTTHPDYTALMRKLINVDVLIIDDFLTMSIDLRGQEDLTKIVIERDGRLPTIIASQSTAAYWVQTMPNRIAAESLVSRLNTGLRIDIGDYDMRKALSRPTN encoded by the coding sequence ATGATCGACATCGACGAGACCACACGCGTGAAACTACGCGCCCTGCGGCTGTCAACCTTCGCCGACATCTACTTCGCCCTCCTCAACGACGACGCCAACGCAGATGAGCTTCCGGAAAACATCTTCCTCGCCGCCGTCGATGAGGCACTCGAACAACGCCGGCAACGTAACGTGGCTAAAGCAATCGCTCAAGCCCACCTGTTCTACCCGCACGCCACCATCGCAGACATCTCCCGCCCGAGCGAACGCGGTATCAACGAGCGGCAACTCAAACGCCTCGCGGCCACCAAATGGCGCGAAGAGCCCACCAACATACACATCCTCGCACCCACTGGTGCAGGAAAAACCTACATCGCCTGCGCACTCGGCGTCGAAGCCTGCCACACCGGGCACAGCGTCGCCTACTTCCGGCTCGACCAACTCACCGCGAAGCTCGCAGTCCTCCCGACCACACACCCCGACTACACCGCCTTGATGAGAAAGCTCATTAACGTCGATGTCCTCATCATCGACGACTTTCTGACCATGAGCATCGACCTGCGTGGACAAGAGGACCTCACCAAAATCGTAATCGAGCGAGACGGGCGCCTGCCGACCATCATCGCCTCACAATCCACCGCCGCCTACTGGGTGCAAACCATGCCGAACAGAATCGCGGCCGAATCCCTCGTCAGCAGACTCAACACAGGCCTACGAATCGACATCGGCGACTACGACATGAGAAAAGCTCTCAGCCGCCCCACCAACTAA
- a CDS encoding Mu transposase domain-containing protein, giving the protein MSYPDGTTRRTRYETDELPMMRPLPKDAFTSVEWKSPKVDRNWHVCCDYQYYSVPFQLVGKTLRARLTSTLVSLYDGDTLVAEHARLTGYRYRYSTDPTHGPAQGQHAPAVLSNDELLAWASSYGPATVAVITKVLNVHSAAPARGLHQARNILANLGKKHDKTTLEPACQLLLDKQLAPTISVLKRIQSDVAHNRPEPTASHTAPAAAIVDITAVADSVFIRPADYYDTTKEG; this is encoded by the coding sequence TTGTCCTACCCTGACGGCACGACGCGCAGAACCCGGTACGAAACCGACGAGCTGCCGATGATGCGACCGTTGCCCAAAGACGCGTTCACCAGCGTGGAATGGAAAAGCCCGAAGGTGGATCGCAACTGGCATGTCTGCTGCGACTACCAGTACTACTCGGTGCCCTTCCAGCTCGTAGGCAAGACCCTTCGTGCGCGGTTGACCAGCACACTCGTCAGCTTGTACGACGGCGACACCCTCGTTGCCGAGCACGCCCGCTTAACCGGCTACCGCTACCGCTATTCCACCGACCCCACACACGGGCCTGCCCAGGGCCAGCACGCCCCAGCTGTGCTGAGCAATGATGAATTACTCGCATGGGCGTCCTCGTACGGGCCGGCGACGGTGGCGGTGATCACCAAGGTCTTGAATGTGCACTCGGCAGCACCAGCCCGGGGACTACACCAAGCGCGCAACATCCTGGCCAACCTCGGCAAGAAACACGACAAGACCACGTTGGAACCAGCCTGCCAATTACTGCTGGATAAACAGCTCGCCCCAACAATCAGTGTGCTCAAGCGCATCCAATCCGACGTTGCGCACAACCGGCCAGAGCCCACTGCATCACACACGGCACCCGCAGCAGCAATCGTCGACATCACCGCGGTCGCCGACTCGGTGTTCATCCGCCCAGCCGACTACTACGACACCACAAAGGAGGGCTAG
- a CDS encoding IS256 family transposase codes for MTTVSPKKSYDPSRVNAISEKLMDNPELAKLIGELSTSTDDASELVKGLLQASINAGLQAEMDAHLGYEHSDRKAKAQVEAAGGGNHRNGSYIKTVDSGYGSLEVTMPRDRAGTFRPQMVPKGARRLTELDDMIISLYAGGMTVRDIQHHLATTLGVDMSPDTISTITDAVLDEVMLWQNRQLDEFYPVIFLDALRVKIRDGHRVVNKSCYMAVGVDMDGIKHILGLWIADTEGAAFWASVCADLANRGVQDVFIVCCDGLKGLPEAVEATWPSSMVQTCIVHLIRAANRWVSYQDRKPVSSALREVYTAPNEDTARAALDAFEASELGRRYPQSVKVWKDAWERFVPFLQFPPAARRVLYTTNSIESLNAELRKATRNRGQFPNDTAALKTLWLMICNIEDKRAAQRAKKAKRATECNGYIEGAKATGWKQAINQLAVAYPDRFADYL; via the coding sequence ATGACTACGGTGTCACCGAAGAAAAGCTACGACCCGTCCAGGGTCAACGCGATCAGCGAGAAGCTAATGGATAACCCCGAGCTCGCCAAGCTCATCGGGGAGCTGTCTACCTCCACCGACGACGCCAGCGAGCTGGTCAAGGGTCTGTTGCAGGCCTCGATCAACGCTGGCCTGCAGGCGGAGATGGATGCCCATTTGGGCTACGAGCACTCCGACCGCAAAGCTAAAGCCCAGGTGGAGGCTGCTGGGGGTGGTAACCACCGCAACGGGTCGTACATTAAGACCGTGGATTCTGGCTACGGCTCGCTGGAAGTGACCATGCCCAGGGATCGGGCAGGCACGTTCCGGCCGCAGATGGTGCCCAAGGGCGCGCGCAGGCTCACCGAGCTCGACGACATGATCATCTCCCTCTATGCGGGCGGGATGACCGTGCGTGATATCCAGCATCACCTTGCAACCACCCTCGGGGTGGACATGAGCCCGGATACAATCAGCACGATTACCGACGCGGTGCTCGATGAGGTGATGCTGTGGCAGAACCGTCAGCTAGATGAGTTCTACCCGGTGATCTTCCTCGACGCGCTACGCGTCAAGATCCGCGACGGCCATCGCGTGGTCAATAAGTCCTGCTACATGGCTGTTGGTGTGGACATGGACGGCATCAAGCACATCTTGGGCTTGTGGATCGCCGATACCGAAGGTGCCGCATTCTGGGCATCGGTGTGTGCGGATCTGGCCAACCGTGGCGTCCAGGACGTGTTCATCGTCTGCTGTGACGGGCTCAAAGGCCTGCCCGAGGCGGTGGAGGCGACGTGGCCGAGTTCGATGGTGCAGACCTGTATCGTGCATCTGATTCGGGCGGCGAACAGGTGGGTGTCCTACCAGGACCGCAAACCCGTATCCAGCGCGCTGCGGGAGGTCTACACCGCACCGAACGAGGACACCGCGCGTGCCGCCCTGGACGCGTTCGAGGCATCTGAACTGGGGCGTCGCTACCCCCAGTCGGTGAAGGTGTGGAAAGACGCGTGGGAGCGCTTCGTGCCGTTTCTGCAGTTCCCGCCGGCCGCCCGCCGGGTGCTCTACACCACGAACTCCATCGAGTCGCTCAACGCTGAGCTGCGCAAAGCCACCCGCAATCGGGGCCAGTTCCCGAACGACACTGCGGCGCTGAAGACGCTGTGGTTGATGATCTGCAACATCGAAGACAAGCGCGCTGCGCAGCGTGCGAAGAAGGCGAAGCGGGCCACCGAGTGCAACGGCTATATTGAAGGGGCGAAAGCCACCGGGTGGAAACAAGCCATCAACCAACTAGCCGTGGCATACCCCGACCGGTTCGCGGACTACTTGTAA
- a CDS encoding DDE-type integrase/transposase/recombinase — translation MANFKDIAVLICEGRSYSYITEVVGCSRRDVSRVQRVVKEHSLTSESLALLSPGWFDEMFPDGRSDRSKQFDQPDYRALAQRLKHNKHLTRHRLWLEYLDEEPASGLEKYKYSQFCDGLAAYVDASDLREVIEHVPGEELYVDWAGDKVGIIDRASGEVGLKASLFVAVCPYSGLLFVTAAADEKMGSWIDCHVKALEYLGACPRVIVADNASTATYRPVKNRAYRAVTAKYAEFAEYYGVTIVPARPGKPRDKASVERAVQIVYSRILGYFDNEGECPIVCVRGLGLQVVREPVGVCHG, via the coding sequence ATGGCCAACTTCAAAGATATTGCGGTGTTGATTTGCGAAGGCCGCAGCTATTCCTACATCACCGAAGTGGTGGGGTGTTCGCGTCGGGATGTCTCGCGTGTGCAGCGTGTTGTGAAGGAGCATTCGCTGACGAGTGAGTCGTTAGCGTTGTTGTCGCCGGGATGGTTCGATGAGATGTTTCCCGATGGGCGCAGCGATCGCTCGAAGCAGTTCGATCAGCCGGATTACCGTGCGCTGGCGCAACGGTTGAAGCACAACAAGCACCTGACCCGCCACAGATTGTGGTTGGAGTACCTCGACGAAGAGCCAGCTTCCGGGTTGGAGAAATACAAATACTCCCAGTTCTGCGACGGCTTAGCAGCGTACGTGGACGCGAGTGATCTACGCGAGGTCATTGAGCATGTCCCAGGCGAAGAGCTGTACGTGGACTGGGCCGGTGACAAGGTCGGCATTATTGACCGGGCAAGCGGCGAAGTCGGGTTGAAAGCGTCGCTGTTTGTTGCGGTGTGCCCGTATTCGGGGTTGCTGTTTGTCACCGCCGCCGCGGACGAGAAGATGGGCTCGTGGATTGATTGCCACGTCAAAGCCCTGGAGTATCTCGGGGCCTGCCCCCGGGTCATCGTGGCCGACAACGCATCCACAGCGACGTACCGGCCGGTGAAGAATCGTGCTTACCGGGCGGTGACAGCGAAGTACGCCGAGTTCGCCGAGTACTACGGGGTCACGATCGTACCGGCCCGGCCGGGCAAACCGCGCGATAAAGCCTCAGTGGAGCGTGCGGTGCAGATTGTGTATTCCCGGATCCTGGGCTATTTCGACAACGAGGGAGAGTGTCCGATTGTTTGTGTGCGGGGGCTTGGTTTACAAGTAGTCCGCGAACCGGTCGGGGTATGCCACGGCTAG